A region of Kineosporia sp. NBRC 101731 DNA encodes the following proteins:
- a CDS encoding sigma-70 family RNA polymerase sigma factor — protein MSEVRTVKDALEIDDRVGEEHQADELEQFRTELTAYAYRMLGSGFESEDAVQEAMIRGWRGLDRFEGRSALRSWMYRITTNVCLDMLKSRERRALPMDLGPSQKTAEVVIGEPLGEATWIQPIPDGRVLTGTADPAEAAVQRETVQLAFIALLQNLPPRQRVVLILREVLQWRAAEVAELLDTSVASVNSALQRARATLATDGTTPDEAIAKATAGARAGSLSTSSAGTTDGEAADLLQRYLQVFENYDMEGLVALLHEDATMSMPPLNLWLSGTQEITAWMTGPGYECRGSRLVATSANGMPAFAQYRVAPDGGWKPWSLQVLQVVDGRITDMTFFLDTPTLFPYFGLPDRLG, from the coding sequence ATGAGCGAGGTCAGGACCGTCAAGGACGCTCTCGAGATCGATGATCGGGTCGGCGAGGAGCACCAGGCAGACGAACTGGAGCAGTTCCGCACCGAGCTCACGGCCTACGCCTACCGCATGCTCGGATCGGGCTTCGAGTCCGAAGATGCCGTGCAGGAGGCCATGATCCGGGGCTGGCGCGGGCTCGATCGGTTCGAGGGCCGTTCGGCTCTGCGTTCGTGGATGTACCGCATCACCACCAACGTCTGCCTCGACATGCTGAAGAGCCGCGAGCGCCGTGCTCTCCCGATGGATCTGGGCCCCTCGCAGAAGACGGCGGAGGTGGTGATCGGCGAGCCGCTCGGCGAAGCCACCTGGATCCAGCCGATCCCGGACGGCCGGGTGCTCACCGGCACAGCCGACCCGGCCGAGGCCGCGGTGCAACGCGAGACCGTGCAGCTGGCCTTCATCGCCCTCCTGCAGAACCTGCCGCCGCGCCAGCGGGTGGTGCTGATCCTGCGCGAGGTGCTGCAGTGGAGAGCCGCCGAGGTGGCCGAGTTGCTCGACACGTCCGTTGCTTCGGTGAACAGCGCCCTGCAACGGGCCCGGGCCACGCTCGCCACCGACGGCACCACGCCGGACGAGGCGATCGCGAAGGCGACGGCCGGAGCCAGGGCGGGTTCTCTTTCCACCAGCTCGGCCGGCACCACCGACGGTGAGGCCGCCGATCTGCTGCAGCGTTATCTCCAGGTCTTCGAGAACTACGACATGGAGGGCCTGGTGGCCCTGCTGCACGAAGACGCGACCATGTCGATGCCGCCGCTGAACCTTTGGCTGAGCGGCACGCAGGAGATCACCGCCTGGATGACCGGGCCCGGTTACGAGTGCCGGGGCTCCCGGCTCGTGGCCACCTCGGCCAACGGGATGCCGGCGTTCGCCCAGTACCGGGTCGCGCCCGATGGCGGCTGGAAACCATGGAGCCTGCAGGTGCTGCAGGTCGTCGACGGCCGCATCACCGACATGACCTTCTTCCTGGACACGCCTACCTTGTTCCCCTATTTCGGCCTGCCGGACCGTCTGGGGTGA